aacaattttaatttattccagTGTTATTTGGTCATTAACGAATTAAACAATAAGATTTGGAATAATGCTAGCCgtaactgatttttgttatgttaGACCAACTTGGTTAACAAAAAAGACTTGGATGTGTATAGCAAATACTCTTAAAAAACAGGGCAAAAGGTGGACAACCATATACAAAGAGGATGATGACCATAAGCATGTAATGAATGGGGTACAATGTAGCCCGACAGACCAACACTTTGCATACCTCAATCATGCGGCGAGCATCTGCGATGTGCCTCTGAGCGCAGGGTTGATCAATTTCAAGAAGGGAAGGCATCCGTTGTGTTAGTTCATCAAGAGAAACTAACACTGCTCTCTTTTTACTTCTCCCGATGGTATTCATATTAGAAAGTCTTGTTATATCCTGAATAAAATACacgttaaaattattatttttattcaagttaAAACCAGATTTTTAGAAGAAACTAAAACCTTTATTTGCTTCAATATGCTATCAAGTGAAATGAGAGATGCCAATCGTGAATCTTCTGCGGCAGTAGAAGGACTTTGCACAGGTGAATCACCATTTTCCAGTGTAAATAAAGCTACATCACTTCTCATTTGTTGTAAAAtctaaatatgataagaaatcAATGTGAGCACAtgataattatttaagaaattgCATCAGGATCCTTCTTTAAGTTAAGCTTCATCTACCCTAACTTCGCAAAAACTTAATATGGTCCAAGTGTAACACTGACAATAGACAGAACAGCATTTAAGAATGGAAGTTGTTGTCAAATGCAACATTTTCCCCCATCTTTGAATCACCTATTTTTCTGCTCAGAAGGAACTGAAGCAATTACCAAACTGAAGCCTAGGATGCCGGCTTCCCAAGAATCCTTTAGACGTTGTCTGTGAGTTAGGGTTTGGAGGGAAGGGGAGGGGAAAGGAAAGCTTGTAGAATAAATTGTGCTACAAGCTCTCCATTTTCGTCCAAACTCAACTCACAAACAACCCCTTAGAGCTCCTTGGTCATAACTAACTGGTGTGGTGCATGAGTGGGTCACAAGAACCGGTACATATTGCATTTACATCTTCTCCCCTAACCACGCACACACTCTGGAAGTCCGAGAATAAGCTTGTGGCAACAAAAGCAATTATACTGTCATGggacttccacttcctcttgcTCTTGCTCttattaaatcaatttaaaagtGTAAAAGTGaacattttaaaacaaaataccGCACTACAGTTGTTCATATTAAAATTTCACACGAAAGTGATGCAACCTTCATTCATATGGTAACTAGtgaatcttttcttttaattcatgaagaaactATCCAAAAGTCAGTTTGTAAAATATTATGTGTGCATGAGATATagcaattaaataaagtaaaagtACCCTTCTTTTTTTGAGATCAACAGATTCTAGAGCTGAACGCAACTTAGCCACCTGTGCTGCATTGTCGGCCTCTTCTGTTCCCAGGGTACCAGCAATATCCTGATAACCCACATGAGTACAACATAGAGTCAAAACATGATCTGTATTATAAATAACAAAAGCAGATTATTTTCAGTGACATTTTCGTCAAACagtaaaaataaatcatttatgGATTTAGGATGACCATATACACAAAGTAACCTCATATTCTATTCTTAAACCAGGATTTACTTTTTGGTCTTAATAAAATGTCATATCAGAAATGGGAGACAAGAAAACAAAACCAGTATAAGATACACACTCCTATAAGTTTtctagaagaaaaacaaagcaTGCTACTTGTGAAACCCTTTTTGCACCAAAGACGCTCATTGGCCATTTGCTAAATATCAAAACAAAGGGAAAGTGCATCACCCCATTGAGTTGACCATCTCTCTACACATAGCCCCAATGTAAGCAAGGCTTCTTGCAGGAGTCGAGAACATGAATTGTACTGAATCTATTCTCCAGACAGATTTAAGATGAAGCATACCTTCAAGTGTTGCAGTTGGGAAGTATAGACACATTTCGAATATTCAAGTAGTAGTTGGCCAAGTACATCGGTGTTGGAAGGCTGAGCAGCACCTAGTCCAGCCATCCAACCATCCATAATTGCAGTTGAAATAAGCTCCAACTGACCAGTTGATCCCCCAGGTGCATCATTTGCAGTaagagagagaaaatcaaaGCTCTCTGCAAGCCAGATTCTAATTTGACGCTGCAGCTCACCTGCAGGAGTATGTACAAATAGTGCAGCAAGAGGCTTGTTTCCAACTGCAAAACCTTTCGCTTCCTCAGTAATTTCCCTCAACTTTACAGCAGTTACCTGCTGTCTCCAGGTGTCCTGTGCAGTTTACttcaaattttaaagttaatgGCAACaacaattttagaaataaacgaaaaaaaaaatttctatccGTGACTTGAGTTCAAAGATTGAATTTTTCAGCCAGTATGGTAGCAGAAAAGAAGCctcaatcaaattaaaagaatgaATGTATCTTCatggaaaaaatttttaataactgCCATTTACAAAGGTGAAAACACGAGATAGGGATAAGTGGtatatgatttttatataaaccaCCATTTTGACGTTCAAAAGATTGATTTGTTGTGAAGTATAGCATTCCACACATATTAATAACTACCTAAAACATTTGCGATATCTAATTTGAGTGAACCAATATTTTGGCCCTTGAACGATAGTCCCTTATTTTGGGTGAATTTCTGAAATGTATTAGATAATATAACGATTCATAAACTTCTATTTAACAACTTAAACTTTTGGGATAAGTGGTTTAATGACACGGTATCAACATTTCTATGACCaacaaatttagagtttgatccttgttacattcattcttctaaaTAAAGATGGAATTTCAACATAAGGCAAAAGTAGATCAATGCTTAATCACGCTTCAAGCCAAGAGAAGAGGCTGTCTTACAAGCTAATCTTCTAAGGGCTAAAACAACggtttactctttttcttttatggaTCTCAAAGATCAAAAGAGAAAACTACATCGGTAAACTAATCATCAAAAAGGAGATTAGAGGATGTAGGCATTACCTCATCGATTCCACGAATCTTCAAAACAACAGATGAAAATTTGGACTTCTTCTCAGGCTTTATATTCACTTTAAATCCTCGAATCTGCTCATCAAAATACTGCACAGGAGATCTTCCAGGACTACTCCCTCTGCTGGAACTTCTACTGCGTCCAGCATTAGCCTTTTCTAGAAAGCACTCAACTGGCAAAACCTTCCAATCCAATATGCAAATTAATCAGAGTATCCACGCCAAATTCAATTTACTAGACCACCAGCAAATACATACCAAATTTTTGTTACCTTAATGGATTGCAACTCTGGATATCTAGCAATCAAAGATCGTATATAGAGGATTCTAACACGGGAAACAAGCATTGTATCCATTACTCGCTTTGGCTCCATTTtctgaataaaagagaaaacagcatCCCTAATTTCAGCAAGCATCTCATGTTCCCTGAAGGAACCACCTTTAATGACTGCAGCTAGAACCTGCAATCGTTGCATTTCTACCCTGTAAGTGTAATGGATATTATCATGCTgttcatactttattttgtCTAGACAGAAGATGCAGAGCAATCAACATCAGAGCAAATTTTTTCAAGGGTGTCTTGGTCTGCTCTTACATTTGTTATGGGATATAATTGTGTTTATGGCCTTCCATTGATTCTCTCTGCATTTAAAGGAATTTCAATTCCTGATATGCAAAGAGGTATTTTTTTAGCAATTTAATCTTActgtttcattttattttctcattcaTAAGGGATTCTATTGTCTCACCAGGTACAGCTCTTCAGTCTCGAATATcagaataaattaaacaaaccaATAATCATCAAACACCTAAACAAACTAAATATTTATAAACTTTCAAACTTGATTGAGTATAATTCTTAAGCCCAAATTTTGGCAACTAGAAATGGAACTCACAATGCGGATCTGCCCAAAACCTTCAGTGCATCTAGGCACTGTACCATCCAATGAGTAATTAGCAGATTACCAGAGACATGGAATTGTTAAAGTTTAGACTTGTGATAAGGATTTTAACAAGAACTCCTCCCCACAAAAAGCTTAAAATACGACACATCTCCACACACATTATAATTCATCCATTCTCAACAAAATAAATGCTACACATATCAATATAATACCAGCATCAGAAGCTTGTTTGCACCATCCGCAATGGCAGCATGGCCATCATATTGATCTGGATTAAAGTCATTCAGGGCAGCAGTAAGATATTCACCCGCTGGGGTAACCTTATCTTTCTCAGATCCAGATCTAACTATAGCAAATGCGCCACCATTTTTATCTGTCACCAAGGGTGAAGGAAGAACATCCATGGAACGAGATCTTGTATTATTGCTGGGATCATTCCATATTCCAAACAATGAGAATATAGCCAATAATCACCAGAAtcatatgatttaaaaaaaaaaatacaataacaaaacCTACAGGAACTAAATTAGAATATACCTCCCTATATTTTGAGGCTGAACATTAACTGATCCCTTGGATGATGTACTTGAAAACTGTAAATAAAGGAAGaattttttcaaacaaaaacaCTACATAGACAGCATGAAAGCAGGCAATAAAATAATGGTCACAATATTTTTGGTTGTGCTGTCTATCCCATATATATGCTCAAAGAAAACCGACATAGAGGAAACAGAATTTGAGAACTTATCTAGTGAAGAGAATAACATGAAGAAGTTTTACAATCCACCAAAAGAATACAGACGAATTAGGCATAGCGGAAAAtagtgataaaataaaataatttagttatatttttaagttAGGAGATCTCTTTTCACAGAGTATTTTTCACCTTTGAATGTATGAACTGTACTAGCCCAACCCGTGAATGTTATCATGACATCAAGATAATCACGCATATTAagtttaagaataaataaattgaacatcTATATATAACTATTCTAATATCAACATCAACATTtacttatattttgaaaataattttatacatttaAGTAAAATTATAGTGAACATTAAATCCAATTATTGGAACTATGAAGTTATTCAATGTAGCTTGTTGATTAATATGCACacaaaatatatgtatatacacCACCACAAATGAGAACAGTTATTTtgttatgaaataaaatttgcCTACCTGAGGCGATCCAGACAAAGACTTTTTCTCTgttaatttatcaaataatttctcattttcttcGTGCAACCTCTGCAAAATATTGAATTGAAAATTAAGCACATCAAAACTTAATCTAAAAGAATTATGGCATTCACTTATGGCATGCTTCCTTTTTGGGATAAGTAAAATAGCAGATCTTTTAATCTAAAAAGTTTATCAGAAGAGAAAACCGAAAGAGTCAGTTGCAGGTCTAGTATTCTCACCTTTTCATGGATATTAAGACGGTTAACAAGTATCTCATCAGGGGCAGGCCAAGATTTACAAGAATTGGTGCCATTTGACCAACTAGTTATTGCTTAGCTAAAATTTTCTCAGTTGAATACATGGGTGCAAAAGATGTTTTGATggggaaaaaaaaaggaataaaagagtCTAAAGCAATAACCAGAATCCTACTTGAAGGGAATATTGGAAGCATTCCAGTCAGATAAATTGTTATGTATAACAGACCTCAATTAGAGCATCACGTTTCTTGAGTTCTGCTTCCAGCTTCATGTTTACTGTAGAAGAATTCATGTCATTCCCACTACCAATGGAATTCATGCCATTTGACCCAGTGCTGCTGGATCTAAGAGCTTCATTGAATCGTGCTTCAAGGGTTCCAATTTTAGCCTGTAacaaaaaagacaaacagaCATCAAGTATATTAGCGGACAAGTATTAAGAAAACAGATTACATGCATCTAAAGAAAAAAGTTGCTAACGCCACATTATACAACAAAGCTATAGCTCATAGCTGCAGGTCATGGTCCACAGTGCCATGTCACAGACAATGGAATGAAATACTTGAAAGACATGGTTTGTTTGGCACCTAAACTAAACAAATTGGCCCACCGGTTCTATATTACTCACAATCAAAAGGATCCTTGCAAAAGATTTTCACTCCAGAAGAATagactaacaaaatattttgttatagaCATCTAGTAAATGGGTAAAAGGAAGACAATGCAGTGAGCATCTCAAAATTGTGCTTAGTGGTTGTTCCTTCAATCAAAGCTCTGATAAGTGATGACCGGAAGAAATCACAATGGATTATAACAACTTTAATGATTATTTGGATACAGGAAGTGATACCCAAACCTCTAGCAAGATAAAAGAATATGCAGAGACACAGAAGATGGGAAGTGTAGCTTCAATGtgatttgcatgagaatgattATTTCACAACTCAATAATTCATCTACTCAAATCTCATCATAAACCAAGATGAATAAGTCAATAAGAGCTGGCTGAATTGCATACAAAGGTTGATCCTGAAATGTC
The Arachis duranensis cultivar V14167 chromosome 5, aradu.V14167.gnm2.J7QH, whole genome shotgun sequence genome window above contains:
- the LOC107487261 gene encoding kinesin-like protein KIN-14A isoform X4; protein product: MSSSLPPPQSVASKVQRLKDNVKLARKNYLQLRQEATELHAYANAKLDRVTRYLGVLAEKSRKLDQAALETEARISSMIYEKKRLFNDLLTSKGNIRVFCRTRPLFEDEGPSVIEFPNDFTIRVNTGDESLSNSKKDFEFDRVYGPHVGQAELFTDVQPLVQSALDGYNVSIFAYGQTNSGKTHTMEGPDYDRGLYARCFEELFDLTNSDSTATSQYQFSITVFELYNEQARDLVSVSGKSKPKVSFGLPECFIELVQEKVDNPPEFVRVLKAAFQSRGNDTLKINVSHLIVTIHIFHNNLIIGENSYSKLSLVDLAGSEGLITEDDSGERVTDLLHVMKSLSALGDVLSSLTSKKDAIPYENSVITKLLADSLGGNSKTLMIVNLCPNISNLSETLSSVSFSARARNSVLSLGNQDTMKWGDDANDSRKELYAREKEVQDLKEEVLGLKQLLKDANDQCVLLFNEVQKAWKVTSTLQTDLKAEHILLEDHNIEKEQSAQLRNQVSRLLQLEQEQNLKIQQRDSTIQTLQAKIGTLEARFNEALRSSSTGSNGMNSIGSGNDMNSSTVNMKLEAELKKRDALIERLHEENEKLFDKLTEKKSLSGSPQFSSTSSKGSVNVQPQNIGSNNTRSRSMDVLPSPLVTDKNGGAFAIVRSGSEKDKVTPAGEYLTAALNDFNPDQYDGHAAIADGANKLLMLVLAAVIKGGSFREHEMLAEIRDAVFSFIQKMEPKRVMDTMLVSRVRILYIRSLIARYPELQSIKVLPVECFLEKANAGRSRSSSRGSSPGRSPVQYFDEQIRGFKVNIKPEKKSKFSSVVLKIRGIDEDTWRQQVTAVKLREITEEAKGFAVGNKPLAALFVHTPAGELQRQIRIWLAESFDFLSLTANDAPGGSTGQLELISTAIMDGWMAGLGAAQPSNTDVLGQLLLEYSKCVYTSQLQHLKDIAGTLGTEEADNAAQVAKLRSALESVDLKKRRILQQMRSDVALFTLENGDSPVQSPSTAAEDSRLASLISLDSILKQIKDITRLSNMNTIGRSKKRAVLVSLDELTQRMPSLLEIDQPCAQRHIADARRMIEMKAV